From the genome of Enoplosus armatus isolate fEnoArm2 chromosome 21, fEnoArm2.hap1, whole genome shotgun sequence, one region includes:
- the LOC139304644 gene encoding cytidine deaminase-like, which produces MATLKTGDADDWIKSLIQESHKAKEFSYCPYSQLRVGSALLTEDGRIFTGCNVENACFYLGLCAERTAINKAVSEGYKKFKAIAVSSDLEDRVIPPCGACRQVIREFGDMPVFMTKVDESYTMMTLEELLPLSWGAEYLKEKETDFPKRN; this is translated from the exons ATGGCAACCCTGAAGACCGGTGATGCAGACGACTGGATCAAATCTCTTATTCAAGAGTCCCACAAGGCCAAAGAGTTCTCTTACTGTCCTTACAGCCAGCTGAGAGTGGGATCAGCCCTGTTAACAGAAGATGGAAGGATCTTCACAG GTTGCAATGTTGAAAATGCATGCTTCTACCTGGGTCTGTGTGCAGAGAGGACTGCTATAAACAAGGCTGTTTCTGAAGGATACAAGAAATTTAAGGCCATAGCTGTTTCTAG TGACCTGGAGGACCGGGTGATCCCTCCTTGTGGTGCCTGCCGACAAGTCATAAGAGAG TTTGGTGATATGCCCGTCTTCATGACCAAGGTGGATGAATCCTACACCATGATGACATTGGAGGAGCTGCTTCCACTGTCATGGGGTGCTGAGTACCTgaaggaaaaggag